From a region of the Neobacillus niacini genome:
- a CDS encoding YutD family protein, translating to MISINGATYEIVQEHRDAFNEEALKARYSDILSRYDYIVGDWGYGQLRLKGFFEDQNQKATFDTKISTLSEYLYEYCNFGCAYFVLKKVKK from the coding sequence ATGATCAGTATAAACGGCGCCACGTATGAAATCGTGCAGGAGCATAGAGATGCCTTTAATGAGGAGGCTCTAAAGGCAAGATACAGTGATATATTATCCAGATATGATTATATTGTTGGGGATTGGGGATATGGACAACTTCGGCTGAAAGGCTTTTTTGAGGATCAGAATCAAAAAGCAACATTTGACACCAAAATCAGTACATTAAGTGAATATTTGTATGAATACTGTAATTTTGGCTGTGCCTATTTTGTTTTGAAAAAAGTCAAAAAGTAA
- a CDS encoding DUF86 domain-containing protein gives MYFVDRGKLETTLVFLEKQISLFSSQVDWSTPIEKAALERITHLIIESVLDAGNAIIDGFIMRDPGSYEDIIEILIDEKVVTKETGTSLKTLVQYRKVLVQLYTEIDHTELLNQFSSLIEDLALFPKNVRDYLENELGPVSAFI, from the coding sequence ATGTATTTTGTAGACCGCGGAAAGTTGGAGACCACATTGGTGTTTCTAGAAAAACAAATCAGCCTATTTTCTAGCCAGGTAGACTGGTCAACACCGATAGAAAAAGCTGCATTAGAACGGATTACACATCTTATAATTGAATCCGTGTTAGATGCAGGTAATGCAATAATAGATGGGTTTATTATGAGAGACCCTGGCAGTTATGAAGATATCATTGAAATATTAATTGATGAAAAAGTTGTTACCAAGGAAACAGGTACAAGCTTAAAAACGCTTGTCCAATATCGTAAGGTACTCGTCCAGCTCTATACGGAGATTGACCATACAGAACTTCTTAATCAGTTCTCTAGCCTAATTGAAGATTTGGCTTTATTTCCAAAAAACGTCCGAGACTATCTTGAGAATGAACTCGGGCCTGTATCGGCATTTATATAA
- a CDS encoding M23 family metallopeptidase: protein MSFSLRDAHAKGPDEYQERMKLYKKVETVTLIPWYYLAAVDQYERTIRQVRKDLPKAESVIGIYFTPEKWAGPTNPNPQEENPAIIQFFNGMGVDGDGDGKASLKSDEDVLYTFANYLLSYGVDDDNIKIGLWNYYHRDKTVGIIAGKAKIYRHFGRIDLDTHVFPLPLRSNHSYRSTWGDARGWGGRRIHEGTDIFAGYGVPVRATNYGIVEMKGWNKFGGWRVGIRDINNTYHYFAHLSGFAKDLRVGQIVEPGTLIGGVGSSGYGPPGTSGKFPPHLHYGMYKDNGYTEWSFDPTPHLRLWKQQERQALKSKKK from the coding sequence ATGAGCTTTTCTCTCAGGGATGCTCATGCTAAAGGTCCTGATGAATATCAGGAAAGAATGAAGCTATACAAAAAGGTTGAAACCGTTACACTAATCCCTTGGTATTACTTAGCCGCCGTGGACCAGTATGAAAGGACTATTCGGCAGGTTCGCAAAGATCTACCTAAAGCGGAAAGTGTAATTGGCATTTATTTTACTCCGGAGAAATGGGCTGGACCAACAAATCCTAATCCCCAAGAAGAAAACCCAGCAATTATCCAATTTTTCAATGGTATGGGCGTCGATGGGGATGGAGATGGAAAAGCCAGTTTAAAGAGTGATGAAGATGTTTTATATACTTTCGCCAATTATCTTCTCTCATATGGAGTAGACGATGATAACATTAAAATTGGGTTATGGAATTATTATCACCGCGACAAAACTGTTGGCATTATAGCCGGAAAGGCGAAGATTTACCGCCATTTTGGCCGGATAGATTTAGATACCCATGTATTCCCGCTGCCATTACGCAGCAATCATAGTTATCGCAGTACGTGGGGCGATGCAAGGGGCTGGGGCGGCAGAAGAATTCATGAGGGTACCGATATTTTTGCAGGTTACGGTGTTCCAGTTCGTGCTACAAACTATGGCATAGTCGAAATGAAGGGCTGGAATAAGTTCGGCGGCTGGAGAGTTGGAATTCGTGATATTAATAATACGTATCATTATTTTGCTCATCTTAGCGGTTTTGCTAAAGATTTAAGAGTTGGTCAAATCGTGGAACCCGGAACCTTAATTGGCGGCGTCGGCAGTTCCGGATATGGACCTCCAGGGACATCTGGAAAATTTCCGCCGCATTTGCACTATGGTATGTATAAAGATAACGGTTATACCGAATGGTCGTTTGACCCAACTCCACATTTAAGATTATGGAAACAACAAGAAAGACAGGCGTTAAAATCAAAGAAAAAATAG
- a CDS encoding YunC family protein — translation MIELSPVEINGHTFLAVTVLLPKTTLLSISNDKGYIMCGALDVGLLNEKLKDRKIIAARAVGVRTIEQLLNAPMESVTVEAEAIGITKGMLGKDALLKMV, via the coding sequence TTGATTGAGTTATCACCGGTAGAGATTAATGGTCACACGTTCTTGGCTGTTACTGTCTTGCTACCAAAAACTACACTGCTCTCCATAAGCAATGATAAGGGATATATTATGTGCGGTGCTTTAGATGTGGGGTTATTGAATGAAAAGTTAAAGGATCGTAAAATCATTGCAGCAAGAGCAGTGGGGGTAAGAACCATTGAACAGCTACTTAACGCACCAATGGAGTCAGTTACAGTCGAGGCAGAAGCAATTGGTATTACAAAAGGAATGCTTGGAAAAGACGCTCTGTTGAAAATGGTATGA
- the lipA gene encoding lipoyl synthase, producing MSRNSEYLRKPEWLKIKLNTNEHYTGLKKMMREKNLHTVCEEARCPNIHECWAERRTATFMILGDTCTRACRFCAVKTGLPTELDLAEPERVADSVQLMNLKHVVVTAVARDDLKDGGAAVFAETVRAIRRKNPFTSIEVLPSDMGGKEENLALLMDAKPDILNHNIETVRRLTPRVRARAKYDRSLEFLRRAKEMQPVIPTKSSLMVGLGETKEEIIEVMDDLRANNVDIMTIGQYLQPSKSHLKVEKYYRPEEFAELREIALTKGFSHCEAGPLVRSSYHADEQVNAAAKHKQLLGEAEAKEA from the coding sequence GTGAGCAGAAATAGTGAATACTTAAGAAAACCGGAATGGTTGAAAATAAAATTAAATACGAATGAACATTATACAGGCTTAAAAAAAATGATGCGTGAAAAAAATCTACATACGGTATGTGAAGAGGCGCGCTGCCCTAATATTCACGAATGTTGGGCTGAGAGAAGAACAGCTACCTTCATGATCCTCGGTGATACATGTACACGTGCCTGTCGTTTTTGTGCAGTGAAAACAGGACTGCCAACAGAATTAGATTTGGCAGAACCAGAACGAGTGGCAGATTCAGTTCAATTAATGAACTTAAAACATGTTGTCGTTACTGCGGTTGCCCGGGATGATTTAAAAGATGGCGGTGCAGCTGTTTTTGCAGAAACGGTTAGGGCGATTAGAAGAAAAAATCCTTTTACAAGCATTGAAGTTCTTCCTTCAGATATGGGTGGTAAAGAAGAAAATTTAGCTTTGTTAATGGATGCAAAACCCGACATCCTAAATCATAATATCGAAACCGTAAGACGGCTAACGCCAAGAGTTAGAGCGCGTGCAAAATATGACCGTTCATTAGAATTCTTACGAAGAGCGAAAGAAATGCAGCCTGTGATACCAACAAAATCAAGTTTAATGGTTGGACTTGGCGAAACAAAAGAAGAAATTATTGAAGTAATGGATGACTTAAGAGCGAATAATGTTGATATCATGACGATAGGACAATATTTACAACCATCTAAGAGCCATCTAAAGGTTGAAAAATATTACCGCCCGGAGGAATTCGCTGAATTACGTGAAATAGCCCTCACAAAAGGCTTTAGTCATTGTGAAGCGGGTCCATTAGTCCGTTCATCGTACCATGCAGATGAACAAGTGAATGCGGCCGCGAAACACAAACAATTGCTTGGCGAAGCAGAAGCAAAAGAAGCATAG
- the yunB gene encoding sporulation protein YunB → MAKFRVRHRKRGPLPFRYVLLLSFVFFILSTAMGIWLVNKGIEPSLMRYAESKTKQIASQVINKAINKKTVEVGDVIAVEAGQNGAQPSASLKTEIINQKLSEITNEIQKNLNAAEKGDLDSLEKLTDVDIEVNTEQQDGIVWNVPLGQATNMALLGNLGPKIPVRFHAIGEVRPDVKINPKPMGINNTWIDVAIHLEVSVQIITPFATDITKLEQNIPVGGRLIQGDVPQFYNNGGNGVTPSIEIPSPQN, encoded by the coding sequence TTGGCTAAGTTTCGTGTGCGTCACCGAAAACGGGGACCGTTACCTTTCCGATACGTTTTGTTATTATCGTTTGTCTTTTTTATATTGTCTACTGCAATGGGAATATGGCTGGTCAACAAGGGAATTGAACCATCCTTAATGAGATATGCGGAATCAAAAACCAAGCAAATTGCCTCACAGGTTATCAATAAGGCAATTAACAAGAAAACGGTAGAAGTAGGAGATGTTATTGCCGTCGAAGCGGGCCAAAATGGTGCGCAGCCGAGTGCCAGTTTAAAAACGGAAATCATAAATCAGAAATTATCCGAAATCACCAATGAAATACAGAAAAACTTAAATGCAGCAGAAAAAGGAGATCTTGATTCACTAGAGAAATTAACGGATGTTGATATTGAGGTAAATACAGAGCAACAGGATGGGATAGTGTGGAATGTCCCGCTTGGTCAAGCAACCAACATGGCCTTGTTAGGAAATTTAGGTCCTAAAATCCCTGTTAGGTTTCATGCAATCGGGGAAGTACGTCCAGATGTGAAAATTAACCCAAAACCAATGGGAATCAATAATACATGGATTGATGTCGCAATCCATCTAGAGGTTTCCGTGCAAATTATTACTCCGTTTGCTACGGATATAACGAAATTAGAGCAGAATATTCCAGTAGGCGGAAGATTAATTCAAGGGGATGTACCACAATTTTATAATAATGGAGGAAATGGTGTTACACCATCCATTGAAATACCTTCTCCTCAAAATTAA
- a CDS encoding TIGR01457 family HAD-type hydrolase: MEKYKGYLIDLDGTMYKGSEKIEAAGDFVKKLRAKGIPYLFVTNNSSRTPAQVAQKLRDFDIPAEEDLVFTTSQATANYIYSQKQDASVFVIGEEGLRIAMEEKKFLFAAEDAEYVVIGIDREISYEKLAVACLAVRNGASFISTNGDIAIPTERGLVPGNGSLTSVISVSTQTKPTFIGKPESIIMEQALKVLGTSKEETLMVGDYYDTDILAGMNAGLDTLLVHTGVTTKELLAGYDKKPTYAIDSLDQWEP, encoded by the coding sequence ATGGAAAAGTATAAAGGTTATTTAATTGATCTCGACGGAACAATGTATAAAGGTTCCGAAAAGATCGAAGCAGCGGGAGACTTTGTTAAAAAATTAAGGGCAAAGGGGATTCCATATTTATTCGTTACCAATAATTCATCCCGCACTCCCGCTCAGGTTGCTCAAAAGCTCAGAGATTTTGATATTCCTGCCGAAGAGGACCTTGTTTTTACAACCAGTCAAGCGACAGCGAATTATATCTATAGCCAAAAGCAGGATGCATCCGTTTTTGTTATAGGTGAGGAAGGTCTTCGAATCGCTATGGAGGAAAAGAAATTCTTATTTGCCGCTGAGGATGCAGAATATGTTGTCATCGGTATTGACCGCGAGATTAGCTATGAAAAGTTAGCAGTAGCCTGTCTTGCTGTCCGCAATGGTGCTTCGTTTATATCTACAAACGGAGACATAGCGATACCAACGGAAAGAGGCTTAGTCCCTGGAAATGGATCATTAACCTCTGTAATTTCTGTTTCAACACAAACTAAGCCGACGTTTATTGGAAAGCCTGAATCGATTATCATGGAGCAGGCATTAAAGGTATTGGGCACATCTAAAGAAGAAACACTTATGGTGGGCGATTATTATGATACCGATATTCTAGCGGGGATGAATGCAGGGCTTGATACACTATTAGTTCACACAGGTGTCACAACGAAGGAATTACTTGCAGGCTATGACAAAAAACCTACATATGCCATTGATTCATTAGACCAATGGGAGCCGTAA
- a CDS encoding DUF3055 domain-containing protein: protein MAERYFLYDDTEDTKTRFVSFVGDNQRFDLAIVKTDRHYGKHLVLDLQGSRFAIIGEDDLNEEGYLEYAFQLNEEDAEELRSFLLELL, encoded by the coding sequence ATGGCAGAACGTTATTTCTTATATGATGATACAGAAGATACAAAGACACGATTTGTAAGCTTTGTTGGTGACAACCAGCGATTTGATTTGGCGATTGTGAAAACGGATCGTCATTATGGAAAGCATCTTGTACTCGATTTACAAGGGAGTCGCTTTGCAATTATTGGTGAGGATGACTTGAATGAGGAAGGCTATTTAGAATACGCTTTCCAGTTAAATGAAGAGGATGCCGAAGAATTACGTTCCTTTTTATTAGAACTACTATAA
- a CDS encoding cytosolic protein gives MAEKESRSYFDLSNVEKQKNFLTAEEFPDGPFGSPIRKDEPVQNKSTPWQEGQRYYSNFNYENKTFHQDIPRQMEGAHPTHDDPDKEEQPPYTH, from the coding sequence ATGGCGGAAAAAGAATCTAGAAGCTATTTTGACCTTTCGAATGTTGAGAAACAAAAGAACTTTCTGACCGCAGAGGAATTTCCCGATGGCCCTTTTGGATCTCCCATTCGTAAAGATGAGCCTGTTCAAAATAAAAGCACCCCTTGGCAAGAAGGTCAGCGATATTATAGCAACTTTAATTACGAAAATAAAACCTTTCATCAGGATATCCCTCGTCAAATGGAAGGGGCACACCCGACACATGACGACCCTGATAAAGAGGAACAACCACCTTATACGCACTAA
- a CDS encoding YhcN/YlaJ family sporulation lipoprotein: MKKWSIMIVFCLFLTAAGCSRDMANRDVYKESGDTTNVNNKREELYNEGGSQGVRNVSDDYGFVRHQKSPIQGDRGGTAHYAAIDREQVANIISQLSTDIPNVDDVATLVTDQEVLVSYDTDSKDRNQTADQVKRTAMSVVPRYYHVYVSDNTKLMRDVENLANLDSTSHNARNLVNGLITQMKKSPQGNRMSDSEDENGATADDNMNTNNR, encoded by the coding sequence ATGAAAAAATGGTCGATAATGATTGTTTTTTGTTTATTCCTAACAGCAGCAGGCTGCTCAAGGGATATGGCCAATCGTGATGTGTATAAAGAAAGCGGAGATACCACAAATGTTAATAATAAACGTGAAGAGCTTTATAATGAAGGCGGCAGTCAGGGTGTTCGAAATGTAAGTGATGACTACGGCTTTGTTCGTCATCAAAAAAGCCCAATTCAGGGGGACAGGGGCGGAACTGCTCACTACGCAGCTATAGACCGTGAACAAGTCGCTAATATTATTAGTCAGTTAAGCACTGACATACCGAATGTAGATGATGTTGCCACTCTTGTAACCGATCAAGAAGTTCTCGTTTCCTACGATACAGATTCTAAAGACCGAAATCAGACAGCCGACCAAGTAAAAAGAACAGCTATGTCTGTTGTCCCTAGATACTATCATGTATATGTATCAGACAATACAAAATTAATGCGTGATGTGGAAAATCTGGCAAATCTGGATTCCACTAGTCACAATGCCAGAAATTTAGTGAATGGTTTAATTACCCAAATGAAGAAGTCGCCACAAGGCAATCGTATGAGCGATAGTGAAGACGAAAACGGTGCTACCGCTGATGATAATATGAATACAAACAATCGCTAA
- the yutH gene encoding spore coat putative kinase YutH, translated as MLQKLLEKKYGIQVDEYVKLDSYDALRGNGWLYLVAKADGRDAEDINELEKIAEHLRNTGDSHVPAFLQSNEGGFIASWEDHQYCVLANRQTEQHAKVKLGRKLAKFHERGKTVPFKIDRSSRIGQWKQLWEKRLDQIEKVWSELMFQTPEDDFERMFIDSFPYYIGLTENAIQYLVDTELDDEPKESDSGTVCHERFSNASWGANYYIKDPFDWVFDHRCRDLAEWTRERYFRNTQTYEIDVRQFFVDYQSIAPLSSFSWRLLFSRLLFPLHYFECIENYYITRSEQEKKLLEEKLSKMLKQSTEYERFLGHFYHTVGAPLKPLNIPQLDWLLIR; from the coding sequence GTGCTACAAAAATTACTTGAAAAAAAATATGGAATACAAGTCGATGAATATGTAAAACTAGACTCCTACGACGCGCTTAGAGGAAATGGCTGGCTTTATTTGGTTGCAAAGGCTGATGGAAGGGACGCCGAGGATATTAATGAACTAGAGAAAATTGCGGAACATTTAAGGAATACTGGGGATTCCCATGTGCCAGCATTTCTACAATCGAATGAGGGTGGATTTATTGCATCCTGGGAAGATCACCAATATTGTGTCCTGGCAAATCGGCAAACAGAACAACACGCAAAAGTGAAACTAGGAAGAAAGTTAGCTAAATTCCATGAGCGAGGGAAAACGGTCCCATTCAAAATTGATAGATCAAGCAGAATTGGACAATGGAAGCAATTATGGGAAAAGCGTCTTGATCAAATTGAAAAGGTTTGGAGCGAACTAATGTTCCAAACACCTGAGGATGATTTTGAAAGGATGTTTATCGATTCGTTTCCATACTATATTGGTTTAACTGAAAATGCGATTCAATACTTAGTGGACACAGAATTGGACGATGAGCCAAAAGAATCGGATAGCGGAACTGTGTGTCATGAACGTTTTTCAAATGCTTCTTGGGGAGCTAATTATTACATTAAGGACCCATTTGATTGGGTATTTGATCATCGGTGCCGTGATTTAGCAGAATGGACGAGAGAACGATACTTCCGAAACACACAAACCTACGAGATTGATGTCAGACAGTTTTTCGTTGATTATCAAAGTATTGCCCCTTTATCCTCTTTTTCATGGAGGTTATTATTCTCACGTTTATTATTTCCGCTTCATTACTTTGAGTGTATTGAGAATTACTATATCACTCGATCTGAGCAGGAAAAGAAGCTTTTGGAAGAAAAATTAAGTAAGATGTTAAAACAATCCACAGAGTAC
- a CDS encoding phosphatidylglycerophosphatase A, producing the protein MAEDKKMDLTEETARRWIKERGVEIQDIADLVYFLQEKYHENLKMEDCIANVERVISKREVQNAIITGIQLDMLAEKNMLEEPIQSIIKTDESLYGVDEILALSIVNVYGSIGFTNYGYIDKQKPGILARLNDKSTGECHTFLDDIVGAIAAAASSRLAHRAAHVE; encoded by the coding sequence ATGGCAGAAGATAAAAAAATGGATTTAACAGAAGAAACTGCAAGAAGATGGATCAAAGAAAGAGGCGTAGAAATTCAGGATATCGCTGATTTAGTCTATTTTTTGCAGGAAAAATACCACGAAAACTTAAAAATGGAAGACTGTATTGCAAATGTTGAACGCGTCATATCAAAACGTGAGGTCCAAAATGCCATCATAACGGGAATTCAACTTGATATGTTAGCTGAGAAAAACATGCTCGAAGAACCTATCCAATCTATTATTAAAACAGATGAAAGTCTTTACGGTGTTGATGAGATTCTTGCACTTTCCATCGTGAATGTGTACGGATCTATTGGCTTTACAAATTATGGTTATATAGATAAGCAAAAGCCTGGAATCTTAGCCCGTTTAAATGATAAATCAACCGGAGAATGCCACACATTTTTGGATGACATTGTGGGAGCCATTGCCGCTGCTGCTTCTAGTCGTCTTGCTCACCGAGCAGCTCATGTAGAATAA
- a CDS encoding EAL domain-containing protein — MEWDLVAVVAKEAGSLVVAEGIENQEEASVLTRNNVDLAQGNFYARPAMFFEEVAT, encoded by the coding sequence ATTGAATGGGATTTAGTTGCAGTTGTTGCGAAGGAGGCAGGATCCTTAGTGGTAGCGGAAGGTATTGAAAACCAAGAAGAAGCCTCCGTACTAACGAGAAATAATGTTGACTTAGCACAGGGCAATTTTTATGCCCGTCCAGCAATGTTTTTTGAGGAAGTTGCAACATGA
- a CDS encoding sulfite exporter TauE/SafE family protein: MEWIVLVLIGIAGSSLGSLIGLGGGIVIVPSLLFLGSLSTFGYISPQTAVGTSLFTMIFTGLSSTLAYMKHKTVDYKSGLIFLIGSGPGSILGAWVTEILDLKSFNLFFGIFIIFVSFVLLLKDILKPIPYRKDKGIVRSFTDNTGKIFEYGFNPVMGVIISLIVGFLSGILGVGGGSLMVPTMILFFFFPPHVATATSMFMILPTSILSSITHITLGNVDWLLALALVPGAWIGARVGVYLNTRLKSKTIVLLLRTILIIVGIRLIYEGIMG; this comes from the coding sequence ATGGAGTGGATTGTTTTAGTATTGATAGGGATCGCGGGCAGTTCCTTAGGCAGTTTAATTGGATTGGGCGGAGGGATCGTGATTGTTCCTTCCTTGCTCTTTTTAGGCTCTCTGTCTACATTTGGTTATATTTCTCCTCAGACAGCCGTGGGCACCTCCCTTTTTACGATGATTTTTACCGGACTTTCTTCCACGTTAGCTTATATGAAGCATAAAACGGTGGATTATAAAAGTGGATTGATTTTTTTGATTGGAAGTGGTCCTGGGAGTATCTTAGGAGCGTGGGTAACAGAGATATTAGATTTAAAATCATTCAATTTATTTTTCGGTATTTTTATCATTTTTGTTTCATTTGTGCTGTTATTGAAAGATATACTAAAGCCGATCCCTTATCGTAAGGATAAAGGGATTGTTCGAAGCTTTACAGATAACACAGGAAAAATCTTTGAATATGGATTTAACCCTGTAATGGGAGTTATTATTTCGCTTATTGTCGGCTTTTTATCCGGGATTCTAGGTGTTGGCGGTGGATCGTTAATGGTGCCGACCATGATCCTATTCTTTTTCTTTCCTCCCCATGTAGCAACAGCCACTTCGATGTTTATGATCTTGCCAACATCCATCCTTAGCTCCATTACCCATATTACTTTGGGGAATGTTGATTGGCTGCTTGCATTGGCGTTAGTTCCTGGGGCATGGATTGGTGCCAGGGTCGGGGTCTACTTAAACACAAGGTTAAAAAGCAAAACAATTGTTTTATTACTAAGAACCATATTAATCATTGTCGGCATACGATTAATTTATGAAGGTATTATGGGTTAA
- a CDS encoding bifunctional metallophosphatase/5'-nucleotidase yields MEYIHIYHTNDLHSHLKRWPRIQHFLTSRRTYHEAAGEEFLLFDIGDFIDRWHPLSEGTQGQGNIELLNESGYTAVTIGNNEGVNFPYDGLNHLYDNRKFDVVLANLYNSHKQYPEWLKPYKIYKTKKGTRIGVIGLTANFSLLYELLGWHLTEPIEELKSWIQTLRNQSDIIVLLSHLGLNHDEQIAREFPEVDIILGGHTHHTLPEGKLEGQTLLAGAGKHGRYVGYVCIQVDERKHIGKQALLYNVMELPSVPDEKAISKELYRKGKKLLNQKITKFPKEYPHEPFQKAELAQLLCQALREWCKADCAFINGGLILGPLPSKVTLYDVLSICPHPINPCKIELTGSELKKVLLETRGQDWADQQVVGLGFRGTVMGESIYDRISFNENSDIFINGEQLDLKQTYTIAVPDMFTFGHFFKEVFPRKKKEYFLPEFLRDLLKWKLEK; encoded by the coding sequence ATGGAATACATTCACATATATCATACAAATGATCTTCATAGCCATTTAAAACGATGGCCGCGAATTCAGCATTTCTTAACTAGCCGAAGAACATATCACGAAGCAGCGGGGGAAGAATTTTTACTTTTTGATATAGGTGATTTTATTGACAGGTGGCACCCGCTTTCAGAAGGAACCCAGGGGCAAGGGAATATTGAGTTGTTAAATGAAAGCGGCTATACTGCAGTTACGATTGGTAACAATGAGGGAGTTAACTTCCCTTATGATGGCCTGAATCATTTGTATGACAACAGGAAATTTGATGTTGTCCTGGCTAACCTCTATAACAGTCACAAGCAATATCCAGAGTGGCTAAAGCCATACAAAATTTATAAAACCAAAAAAGGTACTCGAATTGGTGTGATTGGATTAACAGCCAATTTTTCGCTTCTTTATGAGCTATTAGGCTGGCATCTTACAGAACCTATTGAAGAATTAAAAAGCTGGATTCAGACGCTGAGGAATCAATCAGATATCATTGTTCTGCTTTCTCATCTCGGACTTAACCATGATGAACAAATTGCAAGAGAATTTCCAGAGGTCGATATTATTCTAGGAGGTCATACTCACCATACACTTCCTGAGGGAAAGTTGGAGGGACAGACATTGCTTGCCGGGGCTGGTAAGCATGGAAGATATGTTGGGTATGTTTGCATTCAAGTTGATGAGAGAAAACACATTGGCAAACAAGCACTATTATATAATGTGATGGAACTTCCTTCAGTACCAGATGAGAAAGCTATTTCTAAAGAACTTTACCGAAAAGGAAAGAAATTGTTAAATCAAAAAATCACCAAATTTCCAAAGGAATACCCACATGAACCGTTTCAGAAAGCTGAGCTTGCCCAGCTCCTTTGCCAAGCACTTAGAGAATGGTGCAAGGCAGATTGTGCATTTATTAATGGAGGTCTTATATTAGGTCCATTACCAAGTAAAGTGACATTATATGATGTGCTCTCTATTTGTCCACACCCAATTAATCCTTGTAAAATTGAACTTACAGGCAGTGAATTAAAGAAGGTATTGCTTGAAACAAGGGGGCAAGACTGGGCAGACCAGCAGGTAGTCGGGCTTGGTTTTAGGGGAACAGTGATGGGAGAAAGTATATATGACAGGATTAGCTTTAATGAAAACAGTGACATCTTTATCAATGGGGAACAATTAGACTTAAAACAGACCTATACCATTGCGGTACCAGATATGTTTACCTTCGGACACTTTTTCAAAGAAGTATTTCCACGAAAGAAAAAGGAATATTTTCTTCCTGAATTTTTACGGGACTTACTGAAATGGAAATTAGAAAAGTAG